A genomic segment from Gilvibacter sp. SZ-19 encodes:
- a CDS encoding glycoside hydrolase family 65 protein, with the protein MNQQYIVTHPWSIIEEGFDPERVKSSESLFSLGNGAMGQRANFEEQYSGPTFQGSYIAGVYYPDKTRVGWWKNGYPEYFAKVLNAPNWIGVNVSVDGEALDLHTCKSVADFKRELDMKTGLYTRSFKATLQNGKEVEVSVLRFLSLDMDELGVIDYRVTPLNADAQISFTPYIDAGITNEDSNWDDKFWDIKGISANKSAAFIHSATEKTAFHVCTYMDSQVFLNDKPVAESQVDQTAMTASVTYEAMVAKGDTINLEKYAGYTVSTNHAIDDLIPAAKAVLAKGMETGVKALANAQAAAWEQIWAMADIKIQGDDKAQQGIRFNIFQLNQTYLGKDPRLNIGPKGFTGEKYGGSTYWDTEAYCLPFYMATKNQEVAKNLLIYRYKHLQKAIENAQKLGFTDGAALYPMVTMNGEECHNEWEITFEEIHRNGAIAFAIFNYARYTGDTSYINEMGAEVLIGIARFWKQRATFSKEKGKYVILGVTGPNEYENNVNNNWYTNFSAQWCLNYAAAQMNRIKSEAAADYERITNKTNLTAAEIEDWTAVADGLYFPYSQEHNVFLQQDGFLDKELIEVSDLDPKQRPINQHWSWDRILRSPYIKQADTLQGFYFFEDQFTDEELERHFDFYEPFTVHESSLSPCVHAIQAAKLGRMQQAYTFYLRTSRLDLDDYNKEVEEGCHITSMAGTWMSIVEGFAGFRIRDDKPSLTPRIPEQWDSYRFRVNFRGQILTVTIDANSCSLEVDGDSSLTVSVNGQDVSVSPGAATTVNL; encoded by the coding sequence ATGAACCAGCAATATATTGTAACACATCCGTGGTCTATCATAGAAGAAGGATTTGATCCGGAGCGCGTAAAATCATCTGAAAGCCTTTTTAGTCTCGGTAACGGAGCAATGGGCCAACGCGCCAATTTCGAAGAACAGTATTCAGGCCCTACCTTTCAAGGAAGCTATATTGCCGGAGTCTACTACCCGGACAAGACGCGAGTGGGTTGGTGGAAGAACGGTTATCCGGAATATTTTGCCAAAGTACTGAATGCGCCGAACTGGATAGGGGTAAATGTTAGTGTTGATGGAGAAGCGCTGGACTTGCATACTTGTAAAAGTGTAGCTGATTTTAAGCGCGAGTTGGACATGAAGACCGGCCTTTATACCCGTAGCTTTAAAGCAACGCTACAAAATGGCAAGGAGGTTGAGGTTTCCGTTTTGCGATTCCTTTCTTTAGATATGGACGAGCTAGGTGTTATTGATTATCGCGTTACGCCACTCAATGCAGACGCGCAGATCAGTTTTACGCCCTATATCGATGCTGGAATCACCAACGAAGACTCTAACTGGGACGATAAATTCTGGGATATCAAAGGTATAAGCGCTAACAAATCCGCAGCCTTTATACATTCGGCCACAGAGAAGACCGCCTTTCATGTGTGTACTTATATGGATTCTCAGGTTTTTCTAAACGACAAACCTGTTGCAGAAAGTCAGGTAGATCAAACAGCTATGACGGCCAGTGTTACTTATGAGGCCATGGTCGCTAAAGGAGACACCATCAATTTAGAAAAGTATGCCGGTTATACGGTATCTACCAACCACGCCATAGACGATTTGATCCCAGCAGCCAAAGCCGTATTGGCAAAAGGAATGGAAACCGGTGTTAAGGCCTTGGCCAACGCTCAGGCTGCTGCTTGGGAACAGATATGGGCCATGGCAGATATTAAAATTCAAGGCGATGATAAGGCGCAACAGGGAATCCGTTTTAATATCTTTCAACTCAACCAAACCTATTTGGGTAAAGACCCACGCTTGAATATTGGCCCCAAAGGCTTTACTGGCGAAAAATATGGTGGTAGTACCTATTGGGATACCGAAGCCTATTGCTTACCATTCTACATGGCCACCAAGAATCAGGAAGTGGCCAAAAACCTTCTGATATATAGATACAAACACCTGCAAAAGGCCATTGAGAATGCTCAGAAGCTTGGTTTTACCGATGGAGCGGCATTGTATCCTATGGTAACCATGAACGGAGAGGAGTGCCATAACGAGTGGGAGATCACCTTCGAGGAGATCCACCGAAATGGGGCTATTGCCTTTGCGATCTTCAACTATGCGCGTTATACAGGAGACACCTCTTACATCAATGAAATGGGAGCGGAGGTGCTTATCGGGATCGCTAGATTCTGGAAGCAGCGCGCTACCTTCTCCAAAGAGAAAGGGAAATATGTGATCTTAGGAGTTACTGGCCCGAACGAATATGAAAATAACGTCAACAACAACTGGTATACCAATTTTAGTGCGCAATGGTGTTTGAATTACGCCGCAGCGCAGATGAACCGCATTAAATCTGAAGCAGCTGCAGATTACGAGCGCATCACCAACAAAACGAATTTGACGGCCGCAGAGATAGAAGATTGGACCGCGGTTGCCGACGGACTTTATTTTCCATATTCCCAGGAGCACAATGTGTTCTTGCAGCAAGATGGCTTCTTAGACAAAGAGCTTATTGAGGTCAGCGATCTTGACCCGAAGCAGCGCCCGATAAATCAACATTGGTCTTGGGATCGCATTTTGCGTTCGCCCTACATCAAACAAGCGGATACCCTTCAGGGATTCTATTTCTTTGAAGATCAATTTACGGATGAGGAATTGGAAAGACATTTTGATTTCTACGAGCCTTTTACCGTGCACGAATCTTCTTTGTCGCCCTGTGTACACGCTATACAGGCTGCGAAATTAGGTCGAATGCAGCAAGCCTATACGTTTTATTTAAGAACCTCTCGTCTGGATTTGGACGATTACAACAAAGAAGTTGAAGAAGGTTGTCACATCACTTCCATGGCCGGTACTTGGATGAGTATTGTAGAGGGCTTTGCTGGTTTTAGAATTCGCGATGATAAACCGAGTTTAACTCCGAGAATACCTGAACAATGGGACAGCTATCGTTTCCGTGTGAATTTTAGAGGACAGATCCTTACGGTGACCATAGACGCTAATTCGTGCAGTTTAGAAGTTGACGGAGACAGTTCGCTAACGGTTAGCGTTAACGGCCAGGATGTTTCGGTTAGTCCTGGGGCTGCAACCACTGTAAATCTTTAA